One Bradyrhizobium zhanjiangense DNA segment encodes these proteins:
- a CDS encoding polysaccharide pyruvyl transferase family protein — translation MAEKPMKDSRSLITELQNEIDRVIGPHLEGVENFALVDFPNHSNVGDSAIWLGEETYLQKKLGRAPSYVCTYDTWSREEFERAVPAGPILIHGGGNFGDLWPSHQEFRLRLLSEFPDRQIIQLPQTIHFSSAASLKRAADIINSHKKFRILVRDVQSLNIATKEFTAPVDLCPDMAFCLGAQSSPAAITRKLLLLLRTDHEKVERKGFPPLPNVAVVEDWLVEQRGLGKWLFVKALLETALLVLKGRKPSELDVRIRWFHLLASNRVARGMRQVGSSAYVITDRLHTHIFCVLLNVPHSVLDNNYGKISTFVDAWSKPFEKLSRPLSTSVAEALAKFLGGSAPTDQG, via the coding sequence ATGGCCGAAAAGCCCATGAAGGATTCTCGTTCCCTCATTACCGAGTTACAGAATGAAATCGACAGGGTCATCGGGCCTCATCTGGAGGGCGTCGAGAATTTTGCGCTGGTGGATTTCCCCAACCACTCAAATGTGGGCGACAGCGCCATATGGTTGGGTGAAGAGACCTATCTGCAGAAGAAGCTAGGCAGAGCACCGTCCTACGTCTGCACCTATGACACCTGGTCAAGGGAAGAGTTTGAAAGAGCCGTTCCTGCCGGACCTATCCTTATCCATGGTGGGGGCAATTTCGGCGACCTGTGGCCCAGCCATCAGGAGTTTCGGCTCAGGCTTCTGTCGGAGTTTCCGGATCGCCAGATCATCCAGTTGCCGCAAACCATACACTTCTCCTCGGCGGCAAGTCTCAAGCGCGCCGCGGACATCATCAACTCGCATAAAAAGTTCCGGATTCTGGTCCGCGACGTGCAAAGTTTGAATATCGCGACAAAGGAATTTACGGCGCCCGTCGATCTCTGTCCGGACATGGCGTTCTGTCTGGGGGCGCAGAGCTCGCCAGCAGCAATAACCAGGAAATTGTTGCTGCTGCTCCGAACCGATCACGAGAAGGTGGAGCGAAAAGGTTTCCCTCCGCTCCCAAACGTTGCAGTTGTCGAGGACTGGCTCGTCGAACAACGAGGCTTGGGAAAGTGGTTGTTTGTGAAGGCGCTGCTTGAGACGGCGCTCCTCGTGCTCAAGGGCAGGAAGCCGTCAGAGCTCGATGTGCGTATTCGCTGGTTTCACCTTCTGGCGTCGAACCGTGTAGCCCGCGGAATGAGACAAGTTGGATCGTCGGCCTATGTGATCACGGACCGGCTTCACACGCACATTTTTTGCGTGTTGTTGAATGTGCCGCACTCGGTCCTTGACAACAATTATGGGAAAATCAGCACCTTTGTCGATGCCTGGAGCAAGCCCTTCGAAAAGTTGAGCCGGCCATTGAGCACGAGTGTGGCCGAGGCCCTCGCAAAATTTCTTGGCGGTTCCGCCCCGACGGATCAAGGTTGA
- a CDS encoding FkbM family methyltransferase: MIGLLKDYVKARLLDNDFMISGTSKEEELREFFRDLFPVVTDKKLIRLGGSADGGYLVPDDLDGCVGCFSPGVYNVSDFELGLAERGIPCFLADFSVDAPAIHNDLLDFEKKFLGNENNAKFMTLENWMSRKGPHTGDLILQMDIEGGEYEVLIETSWEYLKRFRIIIIEFHSLDRILNPIGLKLIGAVFKKITKHFDVVHIHPNNYFKPIEYRDFKVPPIMEFSFLRKDRVSRRTPARRFPHDLDRRNVANRDDVVLPKCWFAPE, translated from the coding sequence ATGATTGGTTTGTTGAAAGACTACGTAAAGGCACGCCTGCTCGATAACGACTTTATGATATCCGGCACCTCAAAGGAGGAGGAGCTCAGGGAGTTCTTCCGGGACCTTTTCCCTGTCGTGACGGACAAGAAGTTGATTCGACTGGGCGGATCGGCTGATGGCGGCTATCTGGTTCCGGACGACCTGGATGGATGCGTCGGCTGCTTTTCACCGGGCGTCTACAACGTCTCTGACTTCGAGCTCGGCCTTGCCGAACGCGGCATCCCATGTTTCCTCGCTGACTTCTCGGTGGATGCACCCGCGATCCACAATGACCTCCTCGATTTCGAAAAGAAATTCCTCGGAAACGAAAACAATGCCAAGTTCATGACTCTAGAGAACTGGATGTCGAGGAAGGGCCCTCACACCGGCGACCTCATCCTCCAGATGGACATTGAAGGCGGCGAGTACGAAGTTCTCATTGAAACGAGCTGGGAGTATTTGAAGCGCTTCAGGATCATAATCATCGAGTTCCATTCCTTGGACAGAATTCTCAATCCGATCGGACTCAAGCTGATCGGCGCTGTTTTCAAGAAGATCACCAAGCACTTCGACGTCGTACACATTCATCCAAACAATTACTTCAAACCCATCGAATACAGGGACTTCAAGGTCCCGCCGATCATGGAATTCTCGTTCTTGCGCAAGGATCGCGTTTCTCGCCGGACACCTGCGAGAAGGTTTCCTCACGACCTCGATAGGAGAAACGTCGCAAACAGGGATGATGTCGTGCTGCCGAAATGCTGGTTCGCTCCGGAGTGA
- the fcl gene encoding GDP-L-fucose synthase — MASNPFELAGKTVFVAGHRGMVGSALVRRLATENVELLTVSRSEVDLRDQAAVDRWFAARRPQAVFLAAAKVGGIVANNTLRAEFLYENLAIAANVIHAAHVNRCEKLMFFGSSCIYPKLAVQPLREESMLTGPLEPTNEPYAIAKIAGIKMVEAYRSQYGSNFISVMPTNLYGRGDNYHPEYSHVVAALIRRFHEAKTSGAKNVVVWGTGTPRREFLFVDDLADACIYLMKTYSSGELVNIGTGVDIAIAEFARLVAATVGYSGEISFDTSRPDGTPRKLLDVNRLAKLGWRAKTSLEDGLKLAYQAYLSESRQAGE, encoded by the coding sequence ATGGCAAGCAATCCATTTGAACTTGCCGGCAAGACCGTCTTCGTCGCCGGCCATCGCGGCATGGTTGGCTCCGCGTTGGTGAGGCGGCTTGCGACGGAAAATGTCGAGCTGCTGACGGTGTCGCGGAGCGAGGTTGACCTGCGTGACCAGGCCGCCGTCGATAGATGGTTCGCTGCAAGGCGTCCGCAGGCAGTGTTCCTTGCTGCCGCCAAGGTCGGCGGCATCGTCGCCAACAATACGCTGCGCGCCGAGTTCCTCTACGAAAATCTCGCGATCGCGGCCAACGTCATTCACGCTGCGCATGTCAATCGATGCGAGAAGCTGATGTTCTTTGGCTCCTCCTGCATCTACCCCAAACTGGCAGTCCAGCCGCTGCGCGAAGAGTCGATGCTGACTGGCCCGCTGGAGCCAACCAACGAACCCTACGCGATCGCCAAGATCGCCGGCATCAAGATGGTCGAGGCCTATCGCAGCCAGTATGGTTCAAACTTCATCAGTGTGATGCCGACCAACCTTTACGGTCGCGGCGACAACTATCATCCCGAATACAGCCACGTCGTCGCGGCGTTGATCCGCCGCTTCCATGAGGCCAAGACGTCGGGGGCGAAGAACGTCGTGGTGTGGGGCACCGGCACGCCGCGGCGCGAATTCCTCTTTGTCGACGATCTGGCGGACGCCTGCATCTACCTGATGAAGACCTATTCGAGCGGCGAGCTCGTCAACATCGGCACCGGCGTGGACATTGCGATCGCCGAATTTGCACGCCTAGTCGCGGCGACCGTCGGCTATTCCGGCGAGATCAGCTTTGACACCTCGCGCCCCGACGGCACCCCACGCAAATTGCTCGACGTCAACCGGTTGGCGAAGCTGGGTTGGCGGGCCAAGACCTCGCTCGAGGATGGGCTCAAGTTGGCCTATCAGGCATATCTCAGCGAAAGCCGTCAGGCGGGGGAGTAG
- the gmd gene encoding GDP-mannose 4,6-dehydratase, with protein sequence MNERSKRRVALITGVTGQDGAYLAEYLVGLGYIVHGIKRRSSSFNTARVDHLYQDPHAGDVPFLMHYGDMTDSTNLIRLMQQIRPTEIYNLAAQSHVAVSFESPEYTANADAIGTLRLLEAIRILGMEKETRFYQASTSELYGLVQEVPQKETTPFYPRSPYAVAKLYAYWITVNYREAYGMFASNGILFNHESPIRGETFVTRKITRAVARIETGLEETLYLGNLEAKRDWGHARDYVEGMHMVLQADRPDDFVLATGETRSVREFVELAFAEVGRKVEWRGKGVEETGIDKKSGRIVVRIDPTYFRPTEVDLLIGDPSKAREKLGWKSRTPFAQLVKEMVASDLFEARREVANGKQSI encoded by the coding sequence ATGAATGAACGGTCGAAGCGCCGCGTCGCGCTGATTACGGGCGTCACCGGTCAGGACGGTGCCTATCTCGCTGAGTATCTGGTTGGCCTAGGCTACATCGTCCACGGCATCAAGCGGCGATCGTCCTCCTTCAACACCGCCCGTGTCGATCATCTCTATCAGGATCCGCATGCCGGCGATGTGCCGTTCCTGATGCATTACGGCGACATGACGGATTCGACAAACCTGATCCGCCTGATGCAGCAGATCCGGCCAACCGAGATCTACAATCTGGCTGCACAGAGCCATGTGGCGGTCAGTTTCGAGAGCCCGGAGTACACCGCGAATGCTGACGCGATCGGAACGCTGCGGCTATTGGAGGCGATCCGCATTCTTGGCATGGAAAAGGAGACGCGGTTCTATCAGGCGTCCACCTCCGAGCTCTACGGCCTCGTGCAGGAAGTGCCGCAGAAGGAAACGACTCCCTTTTACCCGCGCTCCCCTTACGCGGTGGCGAAGCTCTACGCCTATTGGATCACGGTGAACTACCGCGAGGCCTACGGCATGTTCGCCTCGAACGGCATTCTCTTCAACCACGAGAGCCCGATCCGCGGCGAAACCTTCGTCACCCGCAAGATCACGCGTGCCGTTGCCCGCATCGAGACGGGCCTCGAAGAGACGTTGTATCTCGGGAATCTCGAGGCCAAGCGCGACTGGGGCCACGCCAGGGATTATGTCGAAGGCATGCACATGGTCCTGCAGGCCGACCGGCCCGACGATTTCGTGCTGGCAACCGGGGAGACCCGCTCGGTGCGCGAGTTCGTGGAGCTCGCCTTTGCCGAAGTCGGCCGCAAAGTCGAATGGCGGGGCAAGGGCGTCGAGGAAACCGGTATCGACAAGAAGTCAGGCAGGATCGTCGTGCGAATCGATCCGACCTATTTCCGTCCTACCGAGGTCGATCTCCTGATCGGCGATCCCAGCAAGGCGCGCGAGAAGCTCGGCTGGAAATCCAGGACCCCGTTCGCGCAACTGGTCAAGGAAATGGTGGCTTCCGATTTGTTCGAGGCCAGGCGAGAGGTTGCCAATGGCAAGCAATCCATTTGA